DNA from Sphingopyxis sp. DBS4:
GCGCGCCAGCGAATATCGCCGCGGCTAGCAATTGCCCGACGGCTTCGATCTAAGGCCGCATGACGTGGCGGAGGCTGCGGAAATGCGGCAGCGGGTCAAGGACGCCTTGAAGGACGGCAAATAGCGGAGCGCGGCCTCCAGCGCCTTTGCCCGGTTCTCGACTCCGCGGCTCCCCAACTTGCGTTTTCTCGTCAGTATGATTATATTTTAATCGGACTGATAACAGGTGATAAACATGGCGACCGAGACGAAGGTATTGACCGCGCATGTCCCCCTGGGGCTCGCGGAAAAGGTTGAAGCAATGGCCTCGCGACTCGAACGCTCGCGCGGCTGGGTGGTGAAGCAAGCGCTCGCCGCCTGGGTCGATCAGGAGGAGGAGCGTCACCGGATGACGCTCGAAGCCCTGGAGGATGTCGATGCCGGACGGGTGATCGACCACCAGGCGATCACGGCATGGGCCGACAGCCTTGGGACGGACAAGCCGCTACCCTCGCCGGTCAAATGAAGATCCAGTGGACCAGCAAGGCGTCGTCGGACCTTGTGCGTCTGCACGAGCATCTGGGCCCTGTCGCACCCGAAGCGGCGGCGCGCGTGGTCCAGCAACTCGCCCACGCACCGGATCGGCTGCTCGATTATCCAAGGATCGGCGAGAAGCTGGAAGCCTATGAACCGCGCGAGATCCGCCGGATCATCGTCGGCAATTACGAGATGCGCTACGAGATCGCGGCCGGAACGATCTTCATGCTGCGCCTCTGGCATTGCCGCGAAAACCGCAACTTCGAATCGGAGCAGTAGCGAGGATGCGATCGACCACCGCCGCAGTCGCTTCTATCCTCAGACCAGACCGAAATCCTGAAATTCAACCTGCCGCAGTCGGCCGGACAGCCCGTTCCGAATAGCTCTCACGGGTTCCGCCAGTCCCGGTTGACCGACGATGGCACCATGAATGTGGTCGGCTTCGATCGGCTGAAGGACTTGCACTTCGGCTTCAGGGTCGGTGGAAAAATGAGGTGCGAGATCTCGCCTCTCCTCTTCGCCGCCAGCGAACATCTGCGCAAATGCCCACGGGCCTCCGCAATAGCCCCTATGGTTCTTGACCTCGTTCCTTGCCGCGTTGCGCCAGCAGAATCGGCAATCATGCGTCCACAAGATGGTTGCGGAAAGGACAAGCACGATCCAGTCGACATGACCACTTTTGCGTCGCTTTGCCGCGAACATCGGCCCGTTCACACGCGAAATCGAAACAGAGACGGCGTCTTCGTTTCCATCCAATCGGCCGTAATCGCTGGCATATGCCAAATGATCGGCTGCTGCCAGATCGCGGCGCGGCCATAAGCCATGCTTCACGATCCCAGTGAGATTCGCAGCTTGGGTGAAATGCAGCAGGAACCGCACGTCGCGGTCCACGGCGATGGAGCGGATAGGCGTCCTGCGGGCCTCCTTCATCGCAATGATCCCATAGACGCCTCCAATACCTCCGCCCAGTCTTTGACGCCGCGCGGCGCCATCCGCGTTATCTCAAGACCGGGCCGAGCATATCGCAACGCCGCGCGTGCCGCCGCCAGTTCACCTTCAGCGTCATTGTCGACGGCGAGGATCAAGGATGTCAGACCTTGCGGCAGCAGGATCTGATCGAGACGCCGTGCACCCAAGCTCGCCCAGCAGGGAGCTCCTTGAATGAGGGTGAAGGCCCGCGCGGTTTCGAAGCCCTCGGCGAGCGCCAGGCAAGAAGCCCCCCGCCCTCCCCCTTGCCATGCCCCCTGCCCTGGCCGCCCCAGCATGAGCTTCATGCGGTACTTGCCGGTTTCCCGGTCGAGGAAGATGCGCTGGATGGCAGTCAGTCGCCGCCCTTCGCGCACGGCCACGAGCAAGGCGGGATGGAACGTGGTCCAGGGCTTGGGACGATAAGGACAGCGTGGATGAAATCGGAGATCATCGGTAGGCGGATCGAGATGCCGCAGCGTCAGGTAACGCTCAGCGAGAGTGCCGGGGATCGGAAGCCCCTCTTCCCAGAGCCGTGCGGCATTGCCCGAAGCGCGCGCGGGCATGTCCCGGTAGGAGTAGTGTTGCCGGATCGGTATCCGGCGCAATTCGCGCAGGACATCTTCGCGATCACAACCGGCAAAGCACGTGACAAGAATACCGCGATCGCCCTGCCGGATCGAGAGGCTTGGTGTGCTATCAGCATGCGCCGGGCACAGGCACATGGCGGTGCGGCCATGCCAGGTGCCACCGAGAGCACCTACGAGATCGATGAGTTCCTGGGATGGTCGTCGGGCTGTAAGCGGCATGGCATTCCTCCTGCTTGCATGCCCCTGCCCCTCTCCCTCTTTCTCCCGGCCATCAGATCGCGGTCCATCTGTGCTCCGGGCTGCGTGCGCGGATCGAGGAAGCGCCAATAGCCACCGGGGTGCACGGCCGGTTTGCGGATGGGATTTCCTGCGAGCGGAATGAATGCCTCGATGGCGGTGGGCCTTGTCGCCGCCTATTCGAGCGCCAGGAGAACATCGTCAGCGGCAGTTCTGGCCCTGTCCGATTCGTGGACCACCGCCAACTCGGATGCCGCCGGGAAGGAATTTGAGTTCCATTCTCGAAGCGGCGACAAGACCGATCTATGCTTGCCGCCAATTCTGGCGATCACTTGATTCGCATGGAAACTGGAGCTTGTCCGTTCGCCCGGAATGGGCCCGGACTCTCCATCTGAGAGCAACGTTGTCCTTGCATGATGGCGCCAGTTGCTACCAATTTGACTAACCACCATCCTTTTGGCATAGCTGTCCGGGATAAGGGGTCTTTTTTCGACCTTTTTCACGAACCAAGGCCAATTTGGGTTGAGAAGGGGGACAACGCCCATGCTGTCGGGTCAGATTCTCGATGCGATGATCACCTCGTGCGAGAATGCAAAAACCGTTCTGCGGCAAGCGGCGATAGATCCATCCGACAGGAAAACCCTCAATATTTCAATGGGGGCCTCGGTCGCCGCGGAGTTTCTGGGGAGGACGCCCGAAGCCCTGTCCAAGGCGGAAGCGCGTGGACGCCTTCCTGCGCCGAAGACGTCCGCCAACGGGCGCAGATATTACACGGTCGAGGATTTGATCGCGATTCGCGAAGCACTCGGTATCAAGATGGGCAAATTGCCGTCCGAGCGAGCGGTCGTCGTGGCCGTGCAGAATTTCAAGGGCGGTGTCAGCAAATCGACCACGGGCAAGCACCTTGCCGATTATCTTGCCCTGCGGGGTTACCGGGTTCTTGTCGTGGACTGCGATCCCCAGGCTTCGATGAGCGTGATGTTCGACGTCAATCTCGAGGCCTTGGTCGACGAGACCCATACGCTGTCGAATTTCCTGTCGCCGCGCATCGACGAAGCGGATTCGCTGCGCAAGACGATCCAGAAGACGGCCTGGCCCAATATCGACATCTGCCCGGCGAACCTCGGCCTGCAGGACACCGAATGGGAACTGACCGCGACGATCGAGGAAGGACCGACAGCGATCGCGGGCGCGTTCCGCATGCTGCGGATCGGACTGGAGGAAGTTCGTCACGACTATGACGTCGTCATTCTCGACCCTCCCCCGGCCATGGGGTTTCTCGGCGTGAACACGCTGACTGCGGCCGATGGCCTGTTGATCCCCGTCCCTGCCCGGCAGCTCGACTATCTGTCGACCATTCATTTCATGCAGACCTGCCGCGAGGCGATGGATCTCGTCTCCAAGTTCGACACGTCGATCGACTATGGCTTCATTCGGGTCGTCTGCACGATGTTCCAGCCCAGTCGCACGAACGAGGCGCAGATGCTCCAGGTCATGGAGAAGACCTACGCCGGACAAATGCTCTCGACACCGATTCTGCTCTCGGAAGAGATCAAGAATGCGGGACTTTCGATGTCTTCGATTTACGAGATCAACAAACCCTACGGCTCGCATCAGACCTATGTTCGCTGCCGCGACAATCTCAACATGGTCTTCCGCGAGGTAGAGAAAGACATCTGCAAGCAGTGGCCATCGCGGATGGCGCAGCTTGGCACCGATCGGTTGACGGAGGCCGCATGAGCAGCGCGGGGGGCAGACGGCGGAGTCTCTTGGCGAACGCCATCGAAAGCATCGGCACGACACCGCCCCCGACACGCGCGGCCGATGGTCCCGTCGCCGGGGATCACGCGGATCGAGAAAAGCCCGCCGAAGAACCGGCGACACCGTCCTTCCTCGAACGGCGCGGGGTTGCGTTCGATGAGATCACGCGCACCGTCAAGCGCCTCACCATTCGCCTGAAGCCATCGGAATGCTCGATCTGGCCAGGCAATGCGCGCGACTATGCGGCGCTCAGCTATGACCGCTGCGCCTCCCTGATTGAATCGATCAGGGAGGAAGGAACCAATCGCGAACCGGTGGTCGTCAGGCGAACCCCCAATGCCGAACGGCCCTATGAGCTGATCGTCGGCACACGTCGTCATTTTTCGATCTCCTGGCTCCATGCGAACAACCATAGCGAGATCGAACTCGTAGCCCGGATCGAAACGCTCGATGACGAAGGCGCCTTCCGTCTCGCGGACCTGGAAAACCGGGAGCGCGAGGACGTCACCGATCTCGAGCGGGCCCGAAATTATCGGCACGCGGTGGAAGCCTATTATAATGGCGTCAGGGCGCAGATGGCCGAGCGCCTGGCGATCCCCAAGCAGAATCTTCACAATTTGTTGCAACTCGCCGAACTCCCCGACGAGGTGGTGAGCGCATTTGCGGAACCAGGCGACCTGAAGGTCCGTCACGGCATGCGCCTGTCGCCGCTCATCAAGGATGAGCGCTATCGCGACGCCATTCTCGGTGAGGCGGCCATAATCGCCGCCGAGCAGAAAGAGCTGCTGGCCGCCGGCGCGGAAAAGATCGAGGGCAGCAAAGTCTGCGAACGCCTGGCCGCGGCCGTGACACCTTCCAGGCCTGCGCCTTCGCCAAAGGCGAAGCCGGCTCTGACGGCGGCTTCGGGCAAGGAGATCGGACAAGTTCTCGCCGATACCAAGGCGAAGGGCATCACGATCAACATCAATCCAAAAGGCCGCGCATCGGTCGATGAGATTCTGGACGCACTGCGTCCGGTCATCGAGAGCGCGAGATTCGCGCGATAATGAGAATCCACAATAAATCTTTTATTTTCAAATCTTTATGATGGAGTAAAACGCGTTTTACGCGCGTTGCAGGACATGAGATGCCACAGGACTACCGCGAAGACGGTCAAGTAGACCTCTTTCTGCCGCAACTGACGGCACTGCCGCTTCGCGACCAGCGCGAAACGATGGAGCGTCCATTCTTTTCCCTGTCCAAGCGCAAGCGCCTGAAGCCGATCGACTATGTCAGTCCGGACCGAAAAGTTACCGTCCATGTTTCGGCCAACTCGGAATATGGCCTCGCCACGATCTACGATCTCGACATTCTGATCTACTGCGCCTCGGTGCTCATCGAACATAAGCGCCGCGGTGCGAACGACATTCCGCAAACCTTGAACGTCGTGCCCTACGACATGCTCAGGACACTCAAACGCGAGGTCGGCGGGCGAGCCTATGACTTGCTGGGCAATGCGCTTGACCGTCTGCAGTCAACCACGGTGAAGACCAATATCCGCTCGGGCGACGCTGTCGAGACCACTTTCTCCTGGATCGACAGCTACAGTCAGCTCAAGGACCGCACGGGCAACGTGCGAGGTATGCGCATCACCCTCGCCAAATGGTTTTACGACGGCGTGCTGATGGAAGGCGGCGTCCTCGCGATCGATCCCGCCTATTTCTCGCTCACCGGGGGGAGAGAACGCTGGCTGTACCGGGTTGCGCGCAAGCACGCCGGCGGCGCCGGAACGGACGGCTTCGCGATCTCCATGCCGACGCTGTTCGAGAAATCGGGCGCGGAAGGAGACTATCGTCGCTTCAAATTCGAGATGACCAAGATCGTCCGGGAAAATGCGCTGCCGGGTTACGCGCTCGAACTGGAATTGCGCGCAGAGGCCGAACCGTTCCTGCGCATGGTCAGGCGCAACCTCACGAGCGAACCCGGAGCCCCCTCCCCTGCCCCGGTCCAGACTGCACCCACGCCTGGCCGGGCTACTCCTTCCGCACAAGACAAGGCGATCGACGAACCGCCGATCGCCTTCCCGGAATATGGACATATCGCCCATAGCGCCTTTGGCGCCATCGCACGGGCCAACCTGCCCGAACCGCAGCGTGACCACGGCATGGTCGCCGACGACTTTCGGTCATTCCTGAGGCAGCGCGAAATCGCATACGATGCCAGGAACATCACGCAGATCTTCGCAACATTCTGTTCGAAGCAACGCGCGGCGCTGTAGCGCGGTACAGCGCCGCTTCGAACAGCACGGTCTTTCAGGAACAACCTTCCGCTACCCGAGTTGCGCATGGTTCTTGCGTTCCTGAAGTACCGACGGACAAGGGCCGACAGTTGCGCGGCCTCTTCCCCATTGAGCACCCCGTCCTATCGGGACGCTATCCCATAGAATATGCGATCTCAGCCATGACGCGGGGCTCAGCGGCTTGGCGTTGCCGCCATTATCTTCGCCAATTACGCTGTGCGGACCGAAGTCGCAGCCACCTTGGCCAAGCCGTTACGTCCTTCCGGGCCACGCTCGGGCATCGATCATCCCACCAGTTGACCGGCGCCGGGTACATCAGGAACGCGGACACCCTTTCGATCATCGCACGTCGTTTCCAATCAACCAGGATATAAGCCGGACAAAGCAGATGGCGGGTCAATCTCGTGCCGGCGATTCCTGGAACCGGAGGGAAGGGAAGGGGGGAACGGTGCGATCGTTCATCGAGATCGGCTCCGCGGCAATCGATCAGGCGTTCCTGAAATACCGTGCGGAGGAAAACTCCGCCGCCTCGGTCCGCCATGGCAGACGAGATCAAACGGCCGAGCCCAACAGGCGGCCGTTCCCAA
Protein-coding regions in this window:
- a CDS encoding CopG family ribbon-helix-helix protein, giving the protein MATETKVLTAHVPLGLAEKVEAMASRLERSRGWVVKQALAAWVDQEEERHRMTLEALEDVDAGRVIDHQAITAWADSLGTDKPLPSPVK
- a CDS encoding type II toxin-antitoxin system RelE/ParE family toxin, with amino-acid sequence MKIQWTSKASSDLVRLHEHLGPVAPEAAARVVQQLAHAPDRLLDYPRIGEKLEAYEPREIRRIIVGNYEMRYEIAAGTIFMLRLWHCRENRNFESEQ
- a CDS encoding DarT ssDNA thymidine ADP-ribosyltransferase family protein, which translates into the protein MKEARRTPIRSIAVDRDVRFLLHFTQAANLTGIVKHGLWPRRDLAAADHLAYASDYGRLDGNEDAVSVSISRVNGPMFAAKRRKSGHVDWIVLVLSATILWTHDCRFCWRNAARNEVKNHRGYCGGPWAFAQMFAGGEEERRDLAPHFSTDPEAEVQVLQPIEADHIHGAIVGQPGLAEPVRAIRNGLSGRLRQVEFQDFGLV
- a CDS encoding toprim domain-containing protein, which gives rise to MPLTARRPSQELIDLVGALGGTWHGRTAMCLCPAHADSTPSLSIRQGDRGILVTCFAGCDREDVLRELRRIPIRQHYSYRDMPARASGNAARLWEEGLPIPGTLAERYLTLRHLDPPTDDLRFHPRCPYRPKPWTTFHPALLVAVREGRRLTAIQRIFLDRETGKYRMKLMLGRPGQGAWQGGGRGASCLALAEGFETARAFTLIQGAPCWASLGARRLDQILLPQGLTSLILAVDNDAEGELAAARAALRYARPGLEITRMAPRGVKDWAEVLEASMGSLR
- a CDS encoding AAA family ATPase — encoded protein: MLSGQILDAMITSCENAKTVLRQAAIDPSDRKTLNISMGASVAAEFLGRTPEALSKAEARGRLPAPKTSANGRRYYTVEDLIAIREALGIKMGKLPSERAVVVAVQNFKGGVSKSTTGKHLADYLALRGYRVLVVDCDPQASMSVMFDVNLEALVDETHTLSNFLSPRIDEADSLRKTIQKTAWPNIDICPANLGLQDTEWELTATIEEGPTAIAGAFRMLRIGLEEVRHDYDVVILDPPPAMGFLGVNTLTAADGLLIPVPARQLDYLSTIHFMQTCREAMDLVSKFDTSIDYGFIRVVCTMFQPSRTNEAQMLQVMEKTYAGQMLSTPILLSEEIKNAGLSMSSIYEINKPYGSHQTYVRCRDNLNMVFREVEKDICKQWPSRMAQLGTDRLTEAA
- a CDS encoding ParB/RepB/Spo0J family partition protein; its protein translation is MSSAGGRRRSLLANAIESIGTTPPPTRAADGPVAGDHADREKPAEEPATPSFLERRGVAFDEITRTVKRLTIRLKPSECSIWPGNARDYAALSYDRCASLIESIREEGTNREPVVVRRTPNAERPYELIVGTRRHFSISWLHANNHSEIELVARIETLDDEGAFRLADLENREREDVTDLERARNYRHAVEAYYNGVRAQMAERLAIPKQNLHNLLQLAELPDEVVSAFAEPGDLKVRHGMRLSPLIKDERYRDAILGEAAIIAAEQKELLAAGAEKIEGSKVCERLAAAVTPSRPAPSPKAKPALTAASGKEIGQVLADTKAKGITININPKGRASVDEILDALRPVIESARFAR
- a CDS encoding replication initiator protein A, yielding MPQDYREDGQVDLFLPQLTALPLRDQRETMERPFFSLSKRKRLKPIDYVSPDRKVTVHVSANSEYGLATIYDLDILIYCASVLIEHKRRGANDIPQTLNVVPYDMLRTLKREVGGRAYDLLGNALDRLQSTTVKTNIRSGDAVETTFSWIDSYSQLKDRTGNVRGMRITLAKWFYDGVLMEGGVLAIDPAYFSLTGGRERWLYRVARKHAGGAGTDGFAISMPTLFEKSGAEGDYRRFKFEMTKIVRENALPGYALELELRAEAEPFLRMVRRNLTSEPGAPSPAPVQTAPTPGRATPSAQDKAIDEPPIAFPEYGHIAHSAFGAIARANLPEPQRDHGMVADDFRSFLRQREIAYDARNITQIFATFCSKQRAAL